The following proteins are encoded in a genomic region of Nakaseomyces glabratus chromosome J, complete sequence:
- the SUM1 gene encoding Sum1p (CAGL0J10956g~Ortholog(s) have DNA replication origin binding, RNA polymerase II core promoter proximal region sequence-specific DNA binding and transcriptional repressor activity, more) produces the protein MTTDYNSLRQEIDSVSEKVAELESKVKKNDVDTTTSIEDMLVAIKTIAYNQTVLESKFEDILKNQMNTDVLVNTISSRLDRIAKIIPTAGNNGTRSSTSSTSTYTNSNSSGVQTRASSSRRVSTSNSATVTNNQAPAVPVKRGPGRPRKDGTYGGVSKTASSANSSASNSNTSNLTALKKTPNEAELPLGGRTRLPNNVPQVSKSKRYFVNPTDSPPQKTTATTHNRPGRPPTKTEAKTVAPGENPPVKRKRGRPPKKRPAVAIAAAARKESKSELGSQIKTENKETNGRSISDKSLSSSANESADSIITRFRRKRRYEQDDDNEEEKSSKIKREDEDVDEEEDEVDVEVEDEDVSVIENDDNSTEENEDGDSQITDNLYSKEDLDKRIKAFKFGKKGPFWMGSRMTRLERIEFLKNSTRWNSHTEGTRKALAMALELESNADDDNISLSEKMLELVDKYENENDDDYHRNINRDVNVDSDDTTSYENTSDRLVRAAQQVTDNLAARFSKTNASNTEIKEVKKDLPRDDNSNKGIAMNPVHEDASNNTPTHGLPSHSNDEGPKVPIISKDLSQGPNNMAQLTDQNNQPAGVDTINEKKDKSDADANNVISNHLATST, from the coding sequence ATGACGACTGATTACAATTCTCTTCGCCAGGAGATTGATTCTGTCAGTGAGAAGGTAGCTGAATTGGAGTCAAAGGTCAAAAAGAATGATGTTGACACAACAACTTCAATAGAAGATATGCTGGTTGCGATTAAAACAATAGCGTATAACCAAACTGTGTTAGAAAGcaaatttgaagatatattaaaaaatcaaatgaaCACAGATGTATTAGTAAACACTATTAGCTCTAGACTTGATAGAATAGCGAAAATTATACCGACGGCCGGCAATAACGGTACTAGATCATCAACAAGTTCGACTAGTACGTACACAAATTCAAATAGCTCTGGGGTGCAAACACGAGCTTCCAGCTCTAGGCGAGTCTCTACATCTAACTCAGCTACAGTAACAAATAACCAAGCACCCGCAGTACCCGTGAAAAGAGGCCCAGGTAGACCCAGAAAGGACGGAACCTATGGCGGTGTTAGTAAAACTGCATCTTCTGCAAACTCTTCTGCTTCTAACTCAAATACCAGTAATCTCACagctttgaagaagacacCAAATGAGGCCGAATTGCCTTTAGGAGGCAGGACAAGACTTCCTAATAATGTACCTCAGGTGTCTAAATCCAAGAGATATTTTGTAAATCCAACAGATTCTCCCCCACAGAAAACTACAGCTACAACACATAATAGACCTGGGAGACCACCTACCAAGACTGAGGCCAAAACAGTGGCACCTGGCGAGAATCCGCCAGTGAAACGTAAAAGAGGTAGACCACCAAAAAAGAGACCAGCTGTCGCtattgctgctgctgcaagaaaagaatcaaaatcaGAACTTGGCAGTCAAATCAAAACAGAGAATAAGGAAACCAATGGAAGAAGCATATCAGACAAATCATTATCTAGTAGTGCAAATGAATCTGCGGACAGTATTATCACAAGGTtcagaaggaaaagaagataTGAACAGGATGATGACAacgaagaagaaaaatcgagcaaaataaaaagggAAGACGAAGATGTagacgaagaagaagatgaggtTGATGTCGAAGTCGAAGATGAGGATGTCAGTGTTATTGAAAACGATGATAATAGCACTGAGGAAAATGAAGATGGCGACAGTCAGATAACGGACAATTTATATAGTAAAGAAGACCTTGATAAGAGAATAAAAGCATTCAAGTTTGGAAAGAAAGGTCCATTTTGGATGGGTTCCAGAATGACGCGTTTGGAACGGATtgaatttctgaaaaaCAGTACACGGTGGAACTCCCACACTGAAGGTACGAGGAAAGCGCTAGCGATGGCATTAGAGTTAGAATCGAATGCCGACGACGATAATATTTCTCTAAGCGAAAAGATGTTAGAGCTGGTTGACAAGTATGAAAATGAGAACGATGATGATTATCACAGGAATATTAACCGCGATGTAAACGTTGACTCTGATGATACTACTAGCTATGAGAATACATCTGATAGGCTGGTTAGAGCTGCACAACAAGTTACTGATAATCTAGCAGCCAGATTTTCTAAAACGAACGCATCTAATACAGAAATCAAAGAGGTAAAAAAGGATCTGCCCCGAGATGACAACTCCAATAAAGGAATCGCTATGAATCCTGTACATGAAGATGCATCCAATAATACACCAACGCATGGCTTGCCTAGTCACTCAAATGATGAAGGACCAAAGGTGCCTATAATATCAAAGGACCTATCGCAAGGACCAAATAATATGGCACAGTTAACAGATCAGAATAACCAGCCCGCTGGTGTAGATACTATAAATGAGAAAAAGGACAAATCCGATGCGGATGCTAATAACGTCATATCAAATCATTTAGCAACAAGTACATAG
- the GIC2 gene encoding Gic2p (CAGL0J10978g~Ortholog(s) have GTPase activator activity, Rho GTPase binding, phosphatidylinositol-4,5-bisphosphate binding activity), producing MASIQGNQMLPQIKSIWIDEDQEAEKLYGMAGQTLLLDESDMESDNEEFDVTVLNSDKPVLNHKKKIMLPPLVPRSPTYHRYNKIASPDAGKKDKKFFRSLFKSNGSKNKGSNGDKAMKISTPFDFHHISHASFNRNQSTDLPNLEDIENYYGSEQLSQLAASRATGLNKAFVTKSTATKAPSNFSSLTKSQGYGNLALKKDRVVSSSSISLARSGSVASSNLSNNNSLMKNGRVVSSSTIATSLFDYEDHLSPNHSVGMKPTFASHTTPNFENKENRDSGNSELSINFLKSYSFPTLLEEEEEDAAFEVNKASEDKLVGNVLESLMDSCDSLESKNDSQTVHHDIDELESGIKRLSFENTPKKILTRRNSDTQVFKNFGESPLIHHSPKNMKSADDLLTMLDNQINQAYSEDYF from the coding sequence ATGGCGTCCATTCAGGGAAACCAAATGTTGCCTCAGATCAAATCAATCTGGATTGATGAGGATCAAGAAGCTGAAAAGTTGTACGGTATGGCTGGTCAAACCTTGTTGCTCGACGAGTCTGACATGGAAAGCGACAATGAGGAGTTTGATGTTACTGTGCTAAACAGTGACAAACCTGTATTGaatcacaaaaaaaaaattatgcTGCCACCTTTGGTGCCAAGATCGCCAACATACCACCGTTATAACAAAATAGCTAGCCCAGATGCCGGTaagaaagataagaaaTTCTTCAGAAGCCTGTTCAAGTCTAATGGctctaaaaataaaggGTCTAATGGTGATAAAGCGATGAAGATATCGACGCCTTTTGATTTCCATCACATTTCCCACGCTTCTTTCAACAGAAATCAAAGTACTGATCTTCCAAACTtggaagatattgaaaacTACTACGGAAGTGAGCAACTTAGCCAGTTAGCTGCTTCAAGAGCTACTGGCTTGAACAAAGCCTTTGTGACAAAATCAACTGCTACTAAAGCTCCAAGCAATTTCAGCTCTTTGACTAAGAGTCAAGGGTATGGGAACTTAGCACTAAAGAAAGACAGAGTCGTGTCTAGTAGTTCCATATCATTAGCCCGTTCGGGTTCAGTAGCGTCATCAAATCTGTCAAATAACAATAGCTTGATGAAAAATGGTAGAGTTGTTTCAAGCTCCACAATTGCCACTTCATTATTTGACTATGAAGACCATCTATCTCCTAATCATTCGGTAGGTATGAAACCAACATTTGCTAGTCACACAACTCCAAATTTCGAAAATAAGGAGAACAGAGATTCTGGAAATAGTGAGCTATCgatcaatttcttgaagagTTATAGCTTTCCAACATTgttagaagaagaggaagaagatgCAGCGTTCGAAGTGAACAAGGCATCTGAAGACAAATTGGTTGGAAATGTTCTTGAATCTCTAATGGATTCCTGTGACAGTCTagaatcaaaaaatgaTTCTCAAACTGTTCATCACGACATTGATGAACTTGAATCTGGAATTAAAAGACTTTCCTTTGAGAACACACcaaaaaagatattaacTAGAAGAAACTCTGATACACAAGTCTTCAAGAATTTTGGCGAATCTCCGCTGATCCATCACTCTCctaaaaatatgaaatctGCTGATGATCTCCTCACTATGTTGGATAATCAAATAAACCAAGCCTATTCTGAAGATTACTTCTGA
- a CDS encoding Smr domain-containing protein (CAGL0J11000g~Ortholog(s) have cytosol, nucleus localization), with protein sequence MDTDVLRRNNGADYNHSIDPEYQRLRAAADDAIKSRQKLSAESQKAYKSGDKAKAHQLSEEAKKKAALADTLNLQAAEYVFVQNNADSSSNEIDLHGLYVKEAMWILKKRMAFAADKGELELRIITGKGNHSQNHISKIKEETIELCQSLGLNYHVNSKNTGVVIVEVDKNKIPTDWVNPESTVSEPKPSAKINSHTQYQQSQNAGYQPQQGPTYQQGPSYQQQPQQQSQTSAGGIAALVAGLLCLCLNNDRK encoded by the coding sequence ATGGATACAGATGTtctaagaagaaataacGGTGCGGACTACAATCACTCAATTGATCCTGAGTATCAGAGACTACGTGCAGCTGCCGATGACGCCATAAAGAGCAGGCAGAAACTGTCAGCGGAATCTCAAAAAGCATACAAGAGTGGGGACAAGGCTAAGGCCCATCAGTTGAGTGAAGAAgccaaaaagaaagctgCATTAGCCGATACATTGAATCTACAAGCAGCAGAGTATGTGTTTGTGCAAAATAACGCTGATTCCTCTAGTAATGAGATTGATTTGCATGGGCTTTATGTTAAGGAAGCCATGTGgatattgaagaagagaatggCATTTGCTGCTGATAAGGGAGAACTGGAATTACGAATTATCACTGGTAAAGGTAATCATTCTCAAAACCATATATCTAAGATTAAGGAAGAAACAATAGAGTTATGCCAGAGCTTGGGCCTAAACTACCATGTAAACTCAAAGAATACAGGTGTGGTCATAGTTGAAgttgataaaaataaaattccAACAGACTGGGTTAATCCTGAGAGCACGGTATCTGAGCCCAAACCTTCTGCAAAGATTAATTCTCATACACAATACCAACAGTCCCAGAATGCTGGTTATCAACCTCAACAAGGTCCTACGTACCAACAGGGTCCGTCCTACCAGCAACAACCTCAACAACAGTCACAAACTTCTGCTGGTGGTATCGCTGCATTGGTTGCTGGATTATTATGTTTGTGTCTTAACAATGATCGGAAATGA
- the SRB7 gene encoding Srb7p (CAGL0J11022g~Ortholog(s) have RNA polymerase II repressing transcription factor binding, RNA polymerase II transcription coactivator activity, RNA polymerase II transcription corepressor activity, protein kinase activator activity) has translation MTDRLTQLQRCLDQVMEQFCATLNFIDKRHDFEPFNDKEPKMTDKHASVATPEEFSNGIDELSTDIIVKIRQITTLIDSLPGVGVSAEEQLHKIDSLQKKLVDIEDEKIHAIKKKDDLLKQVDDLITVFVGGIADSRRGTSLAPENVQEDNDIKQEAEVPTSSEAIEQKIANEKIESKIEGEYNDNINEDSDSKSADSELFMDKDDADNISESISPGKI, from the coding sequence ATGACGGATAGATTGACGCAATTGCAAAGATGTTTAGATCAAGTGATGGAGCAGTTTTGTGCTACTcttaattttattgataaGAGGCATGATTTTGAACCTTTCAATGATAAGGAGCCGAAGATGACAGACAAGCACGCTAGTGTAGCAACACCCGAAGAATTCAGCAATGGTATAGATGAACTTTCAACGGACATAATCGTGAAGATAAGACAAATAACGACCCTCATTGACTCGTTACCTGGTGTTGGTGTTTCTGCCGAAGAGCAACTACATAAGATAGATAGTCTGCAGAAAAAACTGGTGGATatagaagatgaaaagataCATGcaattaaaaagaaagacgATCTGCTCAAGCAAGTTGATGACTTGATCACAGTATTTGTAGGAGGAATAGCTGACTCAAGAAGAGGAACTAGTTTAGCTCCAGAAAATGTACAGGAAGATAACGACATCAAACAGGAAGCAGAAGTACCGACCAGCTCTGAAGCTATCgaacaaaaaattgcaaatgagaaaattgaatcaaaaattgaaggagAATACaatgataatataaatGAAGACTCCGATAGCAAGAGTGCAGATTCAGAGCTATTTATGGACAAAGATGATGCTGATAATATTAGTGAATCCATTTCGCCAGGTAAAATATGA
- the PMT7 gene encoding putative dolichyl-phosphate-mannose--protein mannosyltransferase (CAGL0J11044g~Ortholog(s) have endoplasmic reticulum, plasma membrane localization), producing MPEAKRQDAQPGETASSVLIKGPQGIPFVPIDAYKQHGIINTKICYTDKIIGALVIPAQFAAMCQPLIEEYLNSDSFLNEISEGLLAESLIDQMDKRAFIPNIHPFIIQLLTLVLCKNRLLFQLRVLSFLCSCWTLTMLYFITRKLNINKLISVSVLSIYMSLDIVQESAISNLTDNIQLASIMTLFFLWESYKYNVQNKITCSRMLFVSIPAIILVGTKYLGSTMSWLFFVLIVVYHLWQNILPDVKNFKYLKNFFGLFKLLLISMTFIPFGVLTCSYLLQDYSMIYLYDNSNYHVRSFMPIEYKKLVPTFDNYNSDEIIFKKSTVRIRHVESLGGYLSTLPNVNYMSGSFEQIAFLSQFEDSELNNWIIEPSTEAQNNKEVRSGSRIRLRNVVTGKLLRASSSRPPMSDQEYNSEVSLTGSANFSGDADETWLIDQKYVIGKAIPFNKMGLPPSENINALINTNSVFTLRNDGHGCMLLSHDTDLPDDWDSMSSFKPEFHRQELTCNTTPTKKLTYFMFESVVDQTNDTASRAPLTIHDKLKEVFKLIPSMLKTNYKFNYYIRNSQFLKGRREEDDEIDMQYNLQKFQNRVPPEKWATWRPVSLITKKPSSVYIVSIIVLVLYVLFEITNLLISWNPLSFDTPSLMVHKRLLGKISDEWMLQRMMSDDFLLECFLGWITHYYIFTRTPHQNLDIVLYLPSLLFNLLFVITIFDTLTKSNKMWFSLLPIYIALAI from the coding sequence ATGCCTGAAGCAAAAAGACAAGATGCCCAGCCCGGTGAAACTGCATCGAGTGTGTTGATCAAAGGGCCTCAAGGTATACCGTTTGTCCCAATTGATGCATATAAACAGCATGGTATTATTAATACAAAGATATGTTACACTGACAAAATTATTGGGGCTTTAGTCATCCCAGCACAATTTGCGGCAATGTGTCAGCCTTTAATCGAAGAATATCTGAACAGCGATTCGTTTCTAAACGAAATATCTGAAGGCTTACTAGCCGAATCTCTAATAGATCAAATGGATAAGAGAGCATTTATTCCAAATATTCATCCGTTTATTATACAACTGCTGACGCTAGTTTTGTGCAAGAATAGGCtgctttttcaattgagGGTATTGTCTTTcctttgttcttgttggACATTAACTATGTTATACTTTATCACTagaaaattgaatatcaacaaattaATCTCTGTCTCAGTGCTCTCAATCTACATGTCGTTAGATATTGTGCAGGAGTCTGCCATATCAAACCTTACCGACAACATACAACTGGCATCTATTATGacattgttcttcttgtgGGAATCTTATAAGTATAATGTCCAAAATAAGATAACTTGTTCCAGGATGTTGTTTGTTTCTATCCCAGCAATCATTTTAGTGGGAACTAAATATCTTGGTTCTACCATGTCTTGGCTATTCTTTGTTTTAATAGTGGTATACCATTTATGGCAGAATATTTTACCAGATGtgaagaatttcaaatatctAAAGAACTTTTTTGGACTTTTCAAGCTATTACTAATTAGCATGACCTTCATACCTTTTGGGGTTCTAACTTGTTCTTACTTGCTACAAGATTATTCCATGATATACCTATATGACAATAGCAATTACCATGTCAGAAGTTTCATGCCTATAGAATACAAAAAACTAGTCCCTACTTTTGATAATTATAATTCAgatgaaattattttcaaaaagagTACAGTTCGCATTAGACATGTGGAATCTTTAGGTGGGTATTTGAGTACGTTACCGAATGTTAATTATATGTCGGGTTCCTTTGAACAGATAGCATTTTTGTCACAATTTGAAGATTCCGAACTAAATAACTGGATAATTGAACCGAGCACAGAAGCtcaaaacaataaagaGGTCAGAAGTGGAAGTAGAATACGACTGAGGAATGTTGTCACCGGTAAATTGCTTAGGGCATCATCTTCTAGGCCACCGATGTCTGATCAAGAATATAATAGCGAGGTATCTTTGACAGGTAGTGCCAATTTTTCAGGTGATGCGGATGAAACCTGGTTAATCGATCAGAAGTATGTCATTGGTAAGGCAATACCTTTCAATAAAATGGGACTTCCTCCATCTGAAAATATCAATGCTCTGATAAATACCAACTCAGTATTTACATTAAGAAATGATGGTCATGGGTGTATGCTTTTATCGCATGATACCGATTTGCCAGATGATTGGGATTCGATGAGTAGTTTTAAGCCCGAATTTCATAGACAGGAGCTGACATGCAACACAACGCCAACGAAGAAATTAACTTATTTTATGTTTGAGTCTGTAGTTGATCAAACCAATGACACCGCATCTAGAGCCCCTTTAACAATACATGACAAGCTCAAAGAAGTATTCAAATTAATACCCTCCATGCTCAAGACAAACTATAAATTTAATTACTACATAAGAAACAGCCAATTCCTAAAAGGTCGgagagaagaagatgacgaaATCGACATGCAATATAACTTGcagaaatttcaaaatagaGTGCCACCAGAGAAATGGGCCACTTGGAGACCGGTTTCATTAATTACAAAGAAGCCAAGTTCAGTTTATATCGTCTCCATTATAGTTCTAGTCCTATACGTGCTATTCGAGATAACTAACCTGTTAATATCTTGGAATCCACTTTCTTTTGACACGCCATCTTTAATGGTCCACAAACGCTTACTTGGTAAAATCAGTGATGAATGGATGCTACAGAGAATGATGAGTGATGATTTCCTTTTAGAGTGCTTTTTGGGTTGGATTACTCATTACTACATTTTTACTAGAACTCCTCATCAAAACTTGGATATCGTCTTGTATTTGCCTAGTCTGCTGTTCAACTTGTTATTTGTCATTACCATCTTCGATACTTTAACGAAATCTAACAAAATGTGGTTCAGCCTGTTGCCTATCTATATCGCTTTGGCTATCTGA
- the NOC3 gene encoding Noc3p (CAGL0J11066g~Ortholog(s) have chromatin binding activity and role in DNA replication initiation, pre-replicative complex assembly involved in nuclear cell cycle DNA replication, rRNA processing, response to drug) gives MARKSKSLKLIEERNKKRQLEQDSLLQPGSFNNLDNVEEEYQADEGRRNKKAKQSWDDEEQSYELQPRKLRNDGEEMVEGLPIKINGKVERQLIAKNRKKVTQTNESEDEDSEEENNKNAEKDKDSQSEVEKEDEPDTEEKIIQLQEEIADLVDKLMNEPEEYPAALTRLVKMTTSKNPNTCIFSMLALVPVFKSVIPGYRIRPLTDLEKKEKVSKEVARLRTFEQGLVHNYKLYLDTLKELAKVPNNADPIKVNIGRQAVRAANELATTGSHFNYRTELFTILVRRICKPNLQADPESLNIIKTIEGLFNDDTEGNVSAEFMRLLSKVIKTRNYNVEESVINMFLSLDVLHDYDPNTKSENEPVRIKMKKKDRVHLSKKQRKARKEMKQIEQEMEKAEQTVSAEERERNQGEILQLMLSLYLNFLKSDNPKLIGASLEGLTKFGSQVNFDLLGDFLAVMKEIILTSKFDSLSSEEVRKILLCIVSAFSLVSNHNTMKFSVDLSSFVDALYYVLPYIALDADIEYSYKSLRLADPLENEIIKPSVNVSTKAELLLKALNHIFFRSKSGTRERACAFTKRIYGCILQTPEKSSIALLKFIEKLMTRFPEIASLYSTEDRVLNGKFDLFTDAIAQSNPTAAMLWENAVLQKHYCPTVVKGIRALSTRSKDSNK, from the coding sequence ATGGCTCGAAAAAGTAAATCGCTTAAACTCATTGAAGAgagaaacaagaagagaCAGCTCGAACAAGACTCCTTACTCCAACCCGGTAGTTTCAATAATCTGGATAATGTAGAGGAAGAATACCAAGCTGATGAGGGtagaagaaacaagaagGCCAAACAATCATGGGATGATGAGGAACAGTCGTATGAACTACAGCCAAGAAAACTAAGAAATGATGGCGAAGAAATGGTTGAAGGTCTACCTATCAAAATCAATGGTAAAGTAGAAAGACAATTAATTGCTaagaatagaaaaaaagtAACTCAAACAAATGAATCTGAGGATGAAGAtagtgaagaagaaaacaacaaaaacGCAGAAAAAGATAAGGATTCCCAATCGGAGGtggaaaaagaagatgaacctgatacagaagaaaagattattcaattgcaagaagaaattgccGACCTTGTAGACAAACTAATGAATGAACCAGAGGAATATCCAGCAGCATTGACAAGATTAGTCAAAATGACTACATCAAAAAATCCAAATACATGTATATTTTCAATGCTGGCGCTTGTTCCGGTGTTCAAGAGTGTCATTCCAGGTTATAGGATCAGACCATTAACCGAtctagaaaaaaaagaaaaagtttcaaaagaagTAGCAAGACTTAGAACCTTTGAACAAGGTTTAGTGCACAACTATAAACTATATTTGGACACCTTGAAAGAATTGGCTAAAGTTCCTAATAATGCTGATCCTATTAAGGTTAACATTGGAAGACAGGCTGTAAGAGCAGCAAATGAATTAGCCACTACTGGTTCTCATTTCAATTATAGAACAGAACTGTTCACTATTTTGGTTAGAAGAATTTGTAAACCAAATTTGCAAGCTGATCCAGAATCCTTAAATATAATTAAGACAATCGAAGGCTTGTTTAATGACGACACAGAAGGTAATGTTTCTGCTGAATTTATGAGACTGCTATCCAAAGTTATAAAAACCAGAAATTATAATGTTGAGGAGTCAGTTATCAATATGTTTTTGTCGTTAGATGTCCTACATGATTATGACCCTAATACCAAATCAGAGAATGAACCAGttagaataaaaatgaagaagaaagatagAGTACATCTTTCCAAGAAACAAAGGAAAGCGAGAAAGGAGATGAAACAAATCGAGCaagaaatggaaaaagCTGAACAAACTGTCTCTGCAgaagagagagaaagaaatcaaGGTGAGATTTTGCAACTGATGCTATCGTTATATCtgaatttcttgaagtcAGATAACCCAAAACTGATTGGTGCATCATTAGAAGGTTTAACTAAATTTGGTAGTCAGGTCAATTTTGATCTACTGGGTGATTTCCTAGCCGTTATGAAAGAAATCATTTTAACGTCTAAATTCGATTCATTATCATCTGAAGAAGTGAGAAAGATTCTCTTATGTATAGTCAGTGCTTTCTCACTGGTATCTAATCACAACACTATGAAGTTTTCGGTTGACTTATCATCCTTTGTGGATGCGCTATATTATGTTTTACCTTATATAGCACTGGATGCTGACATTGAATACTCCTACAAATCATTGAGACTGGCCGACCCTCTAGAGAATGAGATAATTAAGCCATCAGTCAACGTGTCCACCAAAGCGGAATTATTACTGAAAGCTTTGAATcacatttttttcagatcGAAATCTGGAACAAGAGAAAGAGCATGTGCATTtacaaaaagaatatacGGCTGTATATTGCAAACTCCAGAGAAATCTTCCATTGCACTACTAAAATTCATCGAAAAACTGATGACAAGGTTCCCAGAAATAGCCAGTTTATACTCCACAGAAGACAGGGTGCTAAATGGTAAGTTTGATTTATTTACAGACGCAATTGCCCAAAGTAACCCAACAGCGGCCATGCTATGGGAAAATGCGGTATTGCAAAAGCATTACTGCCCAACTGTGGTGAAGGGCATTAGAGCTCTTTCAACAAGATCAAAAGACTCGAATAAATAG
- a CDS encoding uncharacterized protein (CAGL0J11088g~Protein of unknown function) encodes MRVIRFKGYGKKLQRKVREPKPINLKYAQLLNRTFVIQNFTYTHAKLKRDDFEDEIVSDGDYEELVNEFRAANNKQEQVEREEQEEISPVGSNDVELQVAQHRPQLKLRHVSFMKDETNNIKSSKSATILHSMGNESVLQTSKVKHQRIIAKKMVSLQANNTIVHTSQKSHCKPKSSHVGTILHLNRCNNNSMPINKFMTNTSHMLKTSKRESVYSPKAPFSFRVKLNRR; translated from the coding sequence ATGCGGGTCATCAGATTCAAAGGTTACGGTAAGAAACTCCAACGGAAAGTTAGAGAACCCAAACCAataaatttaaaatatgCGCAACTACTCAATAGGACATTTGTTATTCAAAACTTCACATATACGCATGCCAAGCTTAAAAGAGATGATTTTGAGGATGAAATTGTAAGTGACGGAGATTATGAGGAGTTGGTGAATGAATTCAGAGCAGCAAATAATAAGCAGGAACAGGTGGAACGGGAGGAGCAGGAGGAAATCTCTCCTGTGGGTTCCAATGATGTGGAATTACAAGTAGCTCAGCACCGTCCACAGCTCAAACTGCGACATGTCTCTTTTATGAAAGATGAAACAAACAATATTAAATCTTCGAAATCGGCTACCATTCTTCACTCAATGGGTAATGAATCCGTGCTACAAACATCAAAGGTGAAGCATCAACGCATTATTGCTAAAAAAATGGTGTCATTGCAGGCAAATAACACTATTGTACATACTTCACAGAAATCGCACTGTAAACCGAAGTCTTCTCATGTAGGAACCATATTGCATCTAAATCGATGCAATAATAATTCGATGCCAATTAACAAATTTATGACAAACACTTCACACATGTTAAAAACATCAAAAAGAGAGTCCGTGTATTCTCCGAAAGCCCCCTTCTCATTTAGAGTGAAATTAAATCGCAGATAA